Part of the Raphanus sativus cultivar WK10039 unplaced genomic scaffold, ASM80110v3 Scaffold1606, whole genome shotgun sequence genome is shown below.
TCACTGTACTTCTCACAGCAGTGAGCTCACCAATAACGCCTGAGAGGCTGAGAGATTAAGAACATCTTAATTTACTATTTGTTTCAATGATAATTCTGTCATAAACAGTCTTTAAGAAGCTGTACCTGGTAGATGCGTGCTTGGTATTGTTTAGGCCAAGAAGCGATTCATAATCACCGAACCTGGACACGTTCTTCAGGAATGAGAGATTAGCACATCTAGACTGGTTGAATCACTGAACCAGATTCTGAGAAATGAGTCTGAAAGCACGAAGTTCTGGCTGCACCGGTGAACCAGTGTAGAGACGGTCCTACGGTAATGAATGTAAAAAGATAGGGGGTTAAGTACCAAATACGAAACGACGGCTGCTTGATCTCCATTGTTGCCCGAGCTCATTCATCGCAGAGATAGAGACAACGACTAAACCCTAATTCTCTCCACTGGAAGGGATCGCAAAGGTCAGGCGCCGCAGAGAAGAAGAGACTATTCAAATTCCAATCGAGCAGCTAGGGTTAGGGGCGTCTCACGTATTTTCGGGCCAGGCACGACGACGTATTACCAAAGCCCATCACGTAAGACAAACAGAAGCCCAACGATACACGTTTAATGAAACGCGGAGTTTCAAACCGGTGCGCCACGTGTCAACGCTACAGCAGGCGAGTTTCCAGCCTGGAATCCGACGTGGCGCAACAGGAGGGAAGGAAACtgtactttatatataaagataggAAAACAGAGCATTAAGAAGAGAAAACGTCGGGTTGAAGTTACGTTACCTTATGTAGTTCTCTGACTCGGTAAAATATATTCGACGTATAAGCTTGAGAGAATCATCCTGGGCGATAGAAGAATTGTTTCCCAACGGCCGTAGTTCCAAAGATGATATGAACGGTGTAGTTGTCCCATTCTTAACAAGACAAATCTGCAGCGAGTCTGATGTTGGGACATGTAAGATCTCTTCGCTTGTACTATCTTCGTCTTGCATATCCACCGTGGCCCATAGATTTGGTCCAAGATACAGATCAAATCTGGGTTTAATGTCACGACCATCATAATTTCCGTATCTAAACCAAGCCTTGATCAAATACTTCCTTCCCTTGTCGACGGGTAGATTGTAGCAGTTCCGTGTTCCTTCTGGAAAAAATCTCAGCGTCGTGTACGG
Proteins encoded:
- the LOC130494233 gene encoding uncharacterized protein LOC130494233 isoform X4, producing the protein MSSGNNGDQAAVVSYLNVSRFGDYESLLGLNNTKHASTSLSGVIGELTAVRSTVSDIPQGQERIKIDRHCSWMSPQEHMLVSKDLGTPMFIFS